The following are encoded together in the Candidatus Zixiibacteriota bacterium genome:
- a CDS encoding ABC transporter ATP-binding protein, translating into MSDWAVDVTNLRRTFGKFVAVNDISFQVKRGEIFGFLGPNGAGKSTTIRMLCGLLKPSGGFGTVAGFDIMRESERIKSRIGYMSQKFSLYQTLTVEENLNFYAGVYLMDRDRHEQTKQRFWSETTLGGVRDRLVVELPAGTRQLLALFCAIQHEPEIIFLDEPTAGVDPMSRRYFWEQINALAARGVTIFVTTHYLDEAEECHRIAMIFNGRLAAIGRPQELKQERFSGTIYSFHSTSPWESADRLRQLFGVDDVALFGSELHVTLAPTADVESLAARIREIDAGAAAMVRSGATLEDLFIALIKEGAQ; encoded by the coding sequence ATGAGTGATTGGGCGGTCGACGTCACCAATTTGCGCCGCACCTTCGGCAAGTTTGTCGCCGTGAATGACATTTCTTTTCAGGTCAAGCGCGGCGAAATCTTCGGTTTTCTCGGTCCCAACGGCGCCGGCAAGTCGACGACAATCCGGATGCTGTGCGGGCTGCTCAAGCCCTCCGGCGGTTTCGGCACCGTCGCCGGCTTCGACATTATGCGCGAATCGGAACGCATCAAATCGCGCATCGGTTACATGTCGCAGAAATTCTCGCTGTATCAGACGTTGACCGTTGAAGAAAATCTGAATTTCTATGCCGGCGTCTACCTGATGGACCGCGACCGACACGAGCAGACCAAGCAGCGTTTCTGGAGCGAAACGACGCTGGGTGGAGTGCGCGATCGCCTGGTGGTGGAATTGCCGGCTGGAACGCGCCAACTACTGGCGCTGTTCTGCGCGATTCAGCATGAACCCGAAATCATCTTCCTCGACGAACCCACGGCCGGAGTTGATCCGATGTCGCGCCGTTATTTCTGGGAGCAAATCAATGCCCTCGCAGCGCGCGGGGTCACGATCTTCGTGACAACACACTATCTGGATGAGGCGGAAGAATGTCATCGGATTGCCATGATTTTCAACGGCCGGCTGGCCGCCATCGGACGACCGCAAGAACTCAAACAGGAGCGATTCAGCGGAACGATCTACAGCTTTCACTCGACATCGCCGTGGGAATCGGCCGACCGCTTGCGCCAGTTGTTCGGAGTGGATGACGTTGCGCTCTTCGGTTCCGAGCTGCATGTAACGTTGGCTCCCACTGCCGATGTCGAGAGTCTTGCTGCCCGGATACGCGAAATCGATGCCGGCGCCGCTGCGATGGTGCGCTCCGGCGCAACCCTGGAAGACTTGTTTATCGCGCTGATCAAGGAGGGCGCACAGTGA
- a CDS encoding ABC transporter permease, protein MSWRRLFTVLVKEFQELFRDRKILAIIFVAPVAQLIIFGYAATYDVKNIPIAILDHDHSSLSRRLVRMVEASGYFEVTHYLDNESEIDGLMQSGEIWCVLAIPTRLGEQIASGRSVSLGAAFDASNSNSAAITANYLAGTIMRLNEELQNEQLAALPSNVTRPAGTVSNQVRIWYNPDLESRNFNVPAMVVQILVVITLMLTSMAIVREKEFGTMEQLIVTPIKSGELIVGKALPYTFIGMVDIAIVCTVAVYYFNVPLRGSLTLLFVTSLLFMLSTLAIGLLISTISITQQQAMMSAFFVMMPAILLSGFAFPIENMPQSIQYLTYLNPLRYFVVIIRSLFLKGTSFQTLLDQIIPLAALGVGVLAIAVLRFRKRSA, encoded by the coding sequence ATGAGTTGGCGGCGACTGTTTACCGTCCTGGTCAAGGAATTCCAGGAGCTGTTTCGCGACCGGAAGATCTTGGCGATTATCTTCGTGGCCCCGGTCGCGCAGTTGATCATTTTCGGGTATGCGGCGACCTATGATGTTAAGAACATCCCGATCGCAATTCTCGATCACGACCACTCGTCCCTGAGCCGCCGCTTGGTCCGGATGGTTGAAGCGTCCGGATATTTTGAGGTGACACACTACCTTGACAATGAGTCGGAAATTGACGGCCTGATGCAATCGGGCGAGATCTGGTGTGTGCTCGCCATTCCGACAAGACTTGGTGAGCAAATCGCCTCCGGCCGCAGCGTCAGTCTCGGTGCGGCCTTCGACGCGTCGAACTCCAACAGCGCCGCCATTACCGCAAACTACCTCGCCGGGACGATCATGCGGCTGAATGAGGAATTGCAGAACGAGCAGCTCGCCGCTTTGCCGTCAAACGTGACCCGTCCTGCGGGTACGGTCAGCAACCAGGTGCGGATCTGGTATAACCCCGACCTGGAAAGCCGCAACTTCAACGTTCCCGCCATGGTGGTGCAAATTCTCGTGGTGATCACTCTGATGCTGACCTCGATGGCCATCGTCCGCGAGAAGGAGTTCGGGACCATGGAGCAACTGATCGTAACGCCGATCAAGTCCGGTGAATTGATCGTCGGCAAGGCATTGCCTTACACCTTTATCGGCATGGTTGATATCGCTATCGTGTGCACTGTCGCTGTCTACTACTTCAATGTCCCGCTGCGGGGAAGCCTCACCCTGCTGTTCGTGACTTCACTGTTGTTCATGCTCTCTACTTTGGCGATTGGGCTACTGATTTCTACAATCTCGATCACCCAGCAACAGGCAATGATGTCAGCGTTCTTTGTCATGATGCCGGCAATCTTGCTGTCCGGATTTGCGTTTCCCATCGAAAACATGCCACAATCAATCCAGTATCTCACTTATTTGAATCCTTTGCGCTATTTTGTCGTGATCATTCGCTCGCTATTTCTCAAGGGGACATCGTTTCAGACGTTGCTGGACCAGATCATCCCATTGGCAGCCCTGGGCGTTGGCGTACTGGCGATCGCCGTCCTGCGATTCCGCAAGCGCTCCGCGTAG
- a CDS encoding efflux RND transporter periplasmic adaptor subunit, whose translation MRRLIIIPILIVLSLVLVYLIYNRQQSSLLSPDLIYSSGTVEANTVTIAAQIAGKVLERRVDKGDFIQPGDTLVIIERELLDARREELNATRSATQDELAAARIDWANSRRNLDRLRQAYDAGSIPKRNYDDLQTAVEAGTRRIAALEARLQSIDAQEQSLNVQIGYTTVLATVTGFVQSAPIEVGELAAAGATLFEIVDLSDTWVEIYVNETEIPNVHLGDSAKVHLDSQPEQPVTGTVSFISQRAEFTPKNVQTRKERIKLVFAVRVKVDNRDGRFKPGLPVDVYLKKS comes from the coding sequence ATGCGACGGCTGATTATTATTCCCATCTTGATCGTCCTTTCACTCGTTCTCGTCTATCTCATCTATAACCGCCAGCAGTCCAGCCTGCTGTCGCCGGACCTGATTTACTCTTCCGGAACCGTCGAAGCCAACACCGTCACGATTGCCGCGCAGATCGCCGGCAAGGTCCTCGAAAGGCGCGTTGACAAGGGTGATTTCATCCAACCGGGAGATACGCTTGTCATCATCGAGCGCGAGTTGCTTGATGCCCGGCGCGAGGAGTTGAATGCCACGAGAAGTGCCACGCAGGATGAATTGGCTGCCGCCCGCATCGATTGGGCGAACTCGCGCCGCAATCTTGACCGTCTGCGCCAGGCTTACGATGCCGGTTCGATTCCCAAGCGCAACTACGATGACCTCCAGACCGCCGTTGAGGCCGGCACGCGCCGCATCGCAGCGCTCGAAGCCAGGCTGCAATCCATCGACGCCCAAGAACAGTCGTTGAATGTACAGATCGGGTATACCACGGTGCTCGCAACCGTAACCGGGTTCGTCCAGTCGGCGCCGATTGAAGTCGGGGAACTCGCGGCTGCCGGCGCGACGCTCTTCGAAATCGTCGATCTCAGCGACACCTGGGTTGAGATCTACGTTAACGAAACCGAGATTCCTAATGTTCATCTCGGCGACAGCGCCAAAGTTCACCTGGATTCGCAACCGGAACAGCCGGTCACTGGAACCGTCTCGTTTATCTCACAGCGAGCCGAATTTACGCCCAAGAACGTGCAAACCCGCAAGGAGCGCATCAAGCTGGTGTTCGCGGTGCGGGTCAAAGTGGACAACCGCGACGGCCGCTTCAAACCGGGATTGCCGGTCGACGTCTATCTGAAGAAGTCATGA
- a CDS encoding ABC transporter permease, which translates to MSLIRIWALARKETIQILRDKRSLILAFLLPLALIFLFGFAITLDIRSIPTVVLDYSNSTHSRELIRKFTNSGYFEEIERASAENRITELIDRNRAKVGIIIPVDFADRLASGSAAIQTLADGSDANTSQSILAYTTLIVNEFNLDRLRLQLGESAKLAQVNLQPRFWYNPDLDSQNFLVPGLIALIMTILGSLLTSLTIAREWERGTMELLISTPVKPLEMAIGKLAPYYVIGMVDLFLAAYVGVVIFEVPFNGSLWLLTLFSTLFLLAVLANGYLISVVAGSQQLAYQLSMLTSFLPGFLLSGLLFPISSMPLAIQVVSFIVPGRYFIEALRGLFLKGSDLNVLWPQLLALAVFALFFSVVAGRKFKKRVA; encoded by the coding sequence GTGAGTCTGATTCGCATCTGGGCGCTCGCGCGCAAAGAGACGATTCAAATCCTACGCGACAAGCGCTCGCTTATTTTGGCGTTCCTGCTGCCGCTGGCGCTGATCTTCCTGTTTGGCTTTGCCATCACGCTGGATATTCGCAGTATCCCGACTGTCGTGCTCGACTACTCGAATTCCACCCATTCGCGCGAACTGATCCGCAAGTTCACCAACTCCGGGTACTTTGAGGAGATTGAGCGAGCATCAGCGGAGAACCGGATCACCGAGCTGATTGACCGGAATCGAGCCAAGGTCGGCATCATCATCCCTGTCGACTTTGCCGATCGCCTCGCGAGTGGCAGCGCCGCGATTCAGACGCTGGCCGACGGTTCGGATGCCAACACCAGCCAGTCGATCCTGGCCTACACCACGCTAATTGTTAATGAGTTCAACCTGGACCGTCTGCGGCTGCAACTGGGAGAATCCGCTAAACTGGCGCAGGTCAATCTGCAGCCGCGCTTCTGGTATAATCCCGATCTCGACTCGCAGAATTTCCTCGTTCCCGGTCTGATTGCCCTGATCATGACGATTCTCGGTTCGCTGTTGACATCGTTGACGATCGCCCGCGAGTGGGAGCGCGGAACGATGGAATTGCTGATTTCGACGCCGGTCAAACCACTGGAGATGGCTATCGGCAAGCTCGCGCCCTACTACGTGATTGGCATGGTCGATCTGTTCCTGGCGGCCTATGTCGGCGTTGTCATCTTTGAGGTTCCGTTCAACGGCAGCCTGTGGCTCTTGACCCTGTTTTCGACCCTATTCTTGTTGGCCGTTCTGGCCAACGGCTACTTGATCAGCGTCGTGGCCGGCTCCCAGCAGCTGGCATATCAACTATCGATGCTGACCTCGTTTCTGCCAGGATTCCTACTCTCGGGATTGCTGTTTCCAATCAGTTCAATGCCGCTCGCGATTCAAGTTGTGAGCTTCATCGTTCCCGGCCGGTACTTCATCGAAGCGTTACGCGGGCTCTTCCTCAAGGGCAGCGACCTGAACGTGCTATGGCCGCAACTGCTGGCCCTGGCGGTCTTCGCGCTGTTCTTCTCGGTCGTTGCCGGTCGCAAATTCAAGAAGAGGGTCGCATGA
- a CDS encoding ABC transporter ATP-binding protein: MTTAAIAVRNLRKDYAQTRALKDINLELPAGEIVAIVGPDGAGKTTLLRILAGILAFDAGEITLLGESLTAQRHKHRPTIGYMPQRFGLYEDLTVQENVDFFADLFLVRGAERRARIKRLLEFSRMDRFTERLARNLSGGMKQKLGLACALVHNPPILLLDEPTNGVDPVSRREFWRLLYDLNREGTTVVISSSYMDEAERAGRFVLLHDGTIISAGIPTEVRRDFPREVYELASDNARELKAALVLRPEFESVVLFGRSLHLAAAPGFSPERIAAAVKTAGGSVEHLRRITPSFEDIYIGLARRPHE; encoded by the coding sequence ATGACCACCGCCGCAATCGCGGTGCGCAACCTGCGCAAAGACTACGCACAAACGCGCGCCCTCAAGGATATCAACCTCGAACTCCCCGCCGGCGAGATCGTCGCGATCGTCGGCCCCGACGGCGCCGGCAAGACGACGCTGCTGCGCATCCTGGCAGGCATCCTGGCATTCGATGCCGGGGAGATCACGCTGCTGGGGGAATCGCTCACGGCGCAAAGGCACAAACACCGTCCGACCATCGGCTACATGCCGCAGCGCTTCGGGCTCTACGAAGACCTCACGGTTCAAGAGAACGTCGACTTCTTCGCTGATTTGTTTTTGGTACGCGGCGCGGAGCGGCGCGCTCGCATCAAGCGCCTGCTCGAATTCTCGCGCATGGATCGGTTCACCGAGCGCCTGGCAAGGAATCTCTCCGGCGGGATGAAGCAGAAACTGGGGCTGGCTTGCGCTCTCGTGCATAACCCGCCGATCCTGCTTCTGGACGAACCAACAAACGGCGTCGATCCGGTTTCGCGTCGTGAGTTCTGGCGGCTGCTCTACGATCTGAACCGCGAAGGCACGACCGTCGTCATCAGTTCCTCATACATGGATGAGGCCGAGCGGGCCGGCCGCTTCGTGCTGTTGCACGACGGGACGATCATCAGTGCGGGCATTCCTACAGAGGTTCGTCGCGACTTTCCCCGGGAGGTCTATGAATTGGCATCGGACAATGCCCGCGAGTTGAAAGCGGCGCTGGTCCTGCGGCCCGAGTTCGAGTCGGTGGTGCTGTTCGGACGCAGTTTGCATCTGGCGGCCGCCCCGGGATTTTCGCCCGAGCGGATCGCAGCCGCCGTCAAAACTGCCGGCGGGTCGGTCGAGCACTTGCGTCGCATTACGCCGTCTTTCGAGGACATCTACATCGGCCTGGCCCGGAGGCCGCATGAGTGA